The Paenibacillus mucilaginosus 3016 genome includes the window TGTCCTTCCAGTAGCGCAGTCCCTCCCGGAAGCCTTCTTCCTGATGCCGCCGCCGCTGCCACCGGGCATAGTCGCCATACTGCATCCCCAAGGGGGGAAGGTCCTTCTCCTTCCCTTCCGTATAGGCTTGGTAGGCTTCCAGCAGCTCCCGGCCGAACCGGTGATGGGACCAACCGTCGGTAATGATGTGATGAAAGGCAAGCAGGAGCAGATGCTCCTCTTCTGCCAGAACCAGCAGGGCGGTACGAAGATGAGGCCCTCTCTCCAGATCAAAAGGCCGGTTCAGACGGCGGATGCTCATCTGAACCGCCTCCTCACGCCCGCTTGGCGGCAGTGAACGAAGGTCCTCCTCCTCCAATGGGATGGAGACCGAGTCCAGGACCTCCTGGTAAGCTGTGCCGTCTTCGCTTCCGAAGACCGTTCGCAGGATTTCATGCCGCTGCACAACAGCATGCAGGCTGCGCTTCAAAGCTTCTTTGTGGAGAGGCCCTCCCAGCTTGACGCCGTAGATCAAATGATAAGCGGAAGAATGAGGCTCAAGCGCGGACAAAAACCAGAGCCGCTGCTGGGAAAAGGACAGCGGACTTCTCGTCTGCCTGGGACGTGGGGCGGCAGGACCGGTCAGCGGAGAACCGGGAGCCGCCGGATCCCCGGCACCCTGAAGTAGCCTGCCGAGCAGCGCTTTTTTTTCGTCGGATAACCGGGACTTTCGGGCTTCGAGCGGACTTGGTTTACCCATCACGCTTCACTCCTTTCCTCTTCCTGCTCAAGCAGATCGAGCACGGACCATTCAATGGAGTCGGCCAGCTCGGCTATCGTCTGCGCTTCATACAGCTGTCTCACATTCAGAGGAAAGGGATACGCCTTCTGAATGCGTGAGATGATCTGGGTCATCGAAAGTGAATCCGCACCGAGCTCGTAGAAAGGAACATCCGTGCGGATCTCCTCCTCGGGAAGGCCGAGCACCTCCGAATGAAACCGGATCAGCGTGGTCTCGAGCTCCGTCCGGGGGTTCGGCTCTTCCCCGCCGTCAATCGGATTCTTCGGCGATAACGGCTCCTGTGCCGAACTTCGAGGGGGCGGCGCTTCCGCCTGCAGCGGGGGCAGGAAGCTGTAGTACTGCCGTTCGAACGGATAGGTGGGCAGATGCACCCGCTGCCTTTTCTCCAGCCGGTACCGGGCCTGCCAGTCCACTTCCGCCCCGTCTGTCCACAAGGCGGCCAAGGCGGCCGACAAGCTATGGCTGTCATGGCATCCGATCACCCCGTCCTCATCGGAAGGCGGTGAACCGAAGACAATCACCCGATGTCCCGGGGTCCGAAGGACAGCTTGAACCTCATCTATTGCCGGCCTGCCGGCCTGCTTCGTGTGCACTGGCGAGGCATGCAGCTTCTCTGCGCGCGGTTGGACGGCCACTGGGACACCCCGTGCTTCGGTGAATACGGCTCCCCCCGGCTCTGCAGCCTCCGCTGCCCTGCGGACCGCCTCGTCCCACGTACAAAGTCCGGCGAGAATTGCCGCCACCGCTTCTCCCTCCTCTTCCCCGCCGACCCGGCCGGGCTGCAGCCCCATGTCCTGCAGGGTCAGGCCGAGACTGTAGGAGGCCGCCATGGAAACGACGGTCCATGAGCGCCCGGTGAGCAGCGGCGCCTCCCCGCCGGGGCTGCCTGCCGCCAGGGCGGCGACCGGCTCTTGTAAGACCAGGCCGCTGGCCTGTTCGGCCGCCGTTAACCTCTCCTGCAGGTGCTGCCGGAATACCGGCTCCGTCCGGTACAGCTCGATCAGGCCTTCCGCATCGGATTCCCGCCAAGGCAGGAACAGCCAAGCGGCATCCCGCAGCTCTCCCGGCGCCTGCTGCCCCGGCTCACGTGTATCCGGGAGTCCCAGCCGGTGCACGGCTTCGGCCCCATTCCGGCAGACGACCGCCTGGCGCAGAGGGAACCCCCTGCGACCCACCTGCAGGGTGTAGGCGATCTCCTCCACGTCCGCAGGTCCCGGAAGCCGGGAAGTCAGGTGCTCTCTCAGCCGCTCCGCTGCGGCCTCCAAGGCGGTCTCCGTACCCGCGGATACCGGCAGGACATGCCACGGCCGAGTGGAGGGATCACGCTTCAGAGAAGGCGCCTCCTCCAGGATGACGTGCGCGTTGGTTGCGCCGATGCCGAAGGAGCTGACCCCCGCCCTGCGGGGATGTCCGGCTTCCGGCCAGTCGCCCAGCTGCGTCTGCACATAGAAGGGGCTGTCCTCCAGCCGAAGCTGCGGATTCGGTTCGTGATAATGCAGCGAGGGAGGCAGCTTCCGGTGATGCAGTGCCAGCACCGTTTTGACCAGTCCCGCCACCCCGGCCGCACAATCCAGATGCCCGAGATTGCTCTTGACCGAGCCGATGGCGCAATACCCGCTGCGTTCGGTCCACTGCCGGTAGGCACGTGTCAAACCGGCGATTTCGATGGGATCGCCGACCGGGGTCGCCGTTCCGTGCGCCTCCACGTAGCCGATGGTTTCCGGATGAACGCCGGATACGGCCAGCGCATCCGCGATCACTTCCGCCTGGCCTTCCGGACTCGGTGCCGTGAAGCCCGCTTTCAATCCCCCGTCATTGTTGGCTGCCGAGCCGCGGATCACCGCATAGACCGGATCCCCGTCCGCAGCAGCCAGCTCCAGCCGCTTCAGCGCTACCACGCCCACCCCGTTGCCCGGCACGGTGCCCTGCGCTTCGCTGTCGAAGGTGCGGCAGAAGCCGTCGGGGGAGAGAATCATGCCTTCCTGATAGCGGTAGCCGGCCGCATTCGGGAAGGAGACGGAGCTGCCGCCGGCCAGCGCCATATCGCACTCCCCGCTGAGCAGGGACTGGTATGCCAGATGGACGGCGACCAGCGACGTGGAGCAAGCGGTCTGCACGGTGACGGCCGGGCCTCTCAGGTTCAGCTTGTAGGCGGTACGGCTTGTCAAGAAGTCCTTGTCGCACCCCAGAATGAGGGATTCCGCATCCTGTCCCAGCGCCCCCTGCTGGAGTGCAATCCGGTGAAGCAGGTATGTGCTCATGGAGCATCCGCCGAAGACGCCGATCCGGCCCTCGTACCGGTCCGGCACCCAGCCCGCAGACTCGAGCGCCTCATAGGAGCACTCGAGAAACAACCGCTGCTGCGGGTCTGTCCATTCCGCTTCGCGGGGGGGCATGCCGAAGAAAGCGGCATCGAACAACTCCGGCCCGCTGAGCATGCCTTTGGCCCTCACATACCCGGGATCCTTCCACTGCTCCTCCGGTACCCCGTTCTCTCTCAGCTCCTCCTCCGTGAAGAACCGGATGCCGTGCCTGCCTTCACACAGCATTTGCCAGAAGCCCTCCAGATCGGAGGCTCCCGGAAAACGTCCGGACATGCCGATGACGGCCACTCCCTGTTCCCACAAGGTATCATCTGTGATCATCTCTGTTTCCTCTCCTTCCGCCAAGCTGCCGCTCGGGCTCATGTTCTTGTACTGCTTCGGGCTTCCCGCTGCTTGCGCATTAAGGCTTTGCGTCCGTCCGCCCGTTCCTGCGCGGCCGATACCCGGTCTTCCGCAGCATCCGGACCGGACAGCCGCTTGGCGAGGGAGGCCACGGTCGGATACATAAAAAAGTCCGTTAACGTAAGCGGCTGATCATGCCGCTTTCGGATGGTCTCCACAAGCTGTGCGGCATGAAGCGAGTGGCCGCCCAGCTCGAAGAAGTTGTCATGACGGCCGACCTCGGCCAAACCCAGGACCTCCTTCCAGAGACCGGACAGCACCCGCTCGGCTTCGCTCCTCGGCACCGTGTCGTGAAGACCTTGAACCCTCCGCGCCTCCGGCTTGGGCAGGGCTCTGCGGTCCACCTTACCGCTTGGCGTCATCGGGAGGCGGTCCATTCGAACGAAGTAAGACGGGATCATGTAGGCCGGAAGCTGCCGCCCAGCAAATTCCCTCAGTTCCGCCGGTGAAAGCTCGGACGGAGCTTCGTAATAGGCAGCCAGATAAGCACCGCTTCCGTTCGCATCCATGGCATCGGTCACGACGGCCGCAGAGATCTGCGGATGCCCGGCCAGTACCGCTGCGATCTCGCCCGGTTCCACCCGGTAGCCGCGGATCTTGAGCTGATCGTCCAGGCGGCCGAGGTATTCGATGGTTCCATCCGGCAAATACCGGGCACGGTCGCCGGTCCGGTACATCCTGGAGCCCTTCGTGCCCTCCGCATCCCCGGCCCCGGCAGCGGGCTCCGGAAGGAACCGCTCTTCGGTTAACTCACGGCGGTTCAGGTACCCCCGGGCCACCCCCATGCCGGCAATACAGAGCTCGCCCGGCACACCGGGAGGCTGAAGCCGGCCTTCCGCGTCGAGAATGTAAACCCGGGTCGACACAATCGGACGGCCGATGGTGATGCGTGTCTCGGAGGTGATCTCCTGCACGGTGGACCAGACGGTCGTTTCCGTAGGACCGTACATATTGAACAGCCGGGCTGGTGCCGCCTCCCTGAGCTGCCTCAGCAGCGGTTCGTCCAGCGGCTCCCCTCCGACAAGCACGCACTTCATGGCGGCAAGCGCCGCGGTCATCCGGCTGCTGCCCAGCAGCATCCGCAGACGGGACGGGGTAGCCTGCAGCAGCTGAACTTCTTCGCGCAGACAGAGCTCCGCAAGAGCTTCGGTATCGAGCTGCTCCTCCCGGGAAGCAAGAACGACCGTGCTTCCGAGCATCAGTGGCAGCAGCGTTTCCAGCACGAAGATATCGAAGGAAACGGTCGTTAAGGACAGCACGGTCTTCAGCCCGGCAAGCGGGATGTCCCGTGTCATCCCGAGAAGCAGATTATGCACCGACCGGTGCTCGATCATGACCCCTTTCGGCTTGCCGGTAGAGCCGGAGGTATAAATCACATAGGCCAGATCTTCAGGCCGGACCGGCGCTCCTTCCGGCGGCGTCTGCGCTGCATCAGTCTCCGTCCCGGAGGGCGGCTCCTCCGGATCCGGCTGTACGATCTCTATGCCCTGCAGCCCCTGCCCGAAGTGTGCGTCCCTGGTGACCGCGAGCCTGCATCCGCTGTCTTCAAGCATCAGGCGGATGCGTTCTTCCGGATAATCGGGATCGAGCGGCAGATAGGCGGCCCCGGCCTTATTCACGGCGAGAAGTCCCGTGACCAGGGCAATGGACCGGTCGGCGAGCAGAGCGACAATCTCGTCCCTGCGCACCCCCCTGGCTCTCAGTCTGGCGGCCAGCCGGTCCGCCCTGCGGTTTAATTCCTGATAGGTGATCCGCTCTCCCCCGCACACCAGTGCCGTCCTGTCGGGAGTCCGTCCGGCCTGCTGCTCGATGAGCCCGTGCAGCGTCTGTGCCGCTTCCGCCGGGATCGGCTCGTCCGGCTTCAGGAACAGCCTGCTCACCAGCTCCTGGTCCGTCTCCCGCATCAATCCAAACCTGCGGAGTTCCAGACCCGGACTGCCGGTGATCTGACCCAGCAGCTCTTGATAGAAGCCCGCCCACCGCTCAGCGGTATCGTGTGAGAACAGAGCAGCAGCGTACTCCAGATGGCAGGACAGCACGTCTCCCTGCTCCATGACGGTCAAGGTCAAATCAAACTTCGCTGTCGGAAATTCGAAGGGATAGGGAGCCAGAAGCACATCCCCCAGAGCCAGCTTGGGCGAGTCCATATTCTGCAGGACGAACATGGCATCGAACAGCGGATTCCGGCTGATGTCCCTCGGGGGCTTGACCCGTTCGACAAGCTCTTCGAACGGATAGTCCTGATGCTCCAATGCGCCAAGCGCGGTCCTCTTCACCTGCCTGAGGTAGCCGGCAAAGGATTGGCTTCCCTCGGGCTGCAGATGAAGGGGCAGCGTATTCACGAACATGCCGACCATCCGCTGCGTATCCGCATGCCGGCGTCCGGCCACGGGAGTGCCGACCGTCACTTCCTCCTGTCCGGCCAGCTTGCCCAGCAGCAGGCCGAATGCAGCCAGCAGAAGCGTGAACAGGGTGGTGTCCGTTCGCTTAGCGAGACGCTTCACTTCCTGGGTCAGCCGGCGGTCCAGCGCAAAGTGCACCCGTCCTCCGGCAAAATCGCGCAGCAGCGGTCTTGGCCGGTCAAGAGGCAGGTCCAGCGGAGGCACCGGATCGCGGAACTGCGCCAGCCAGTACGCCTCCTGCTCCCGGTAGGCCTCAGACTGCATAAACCGCTGCTGCCATACCGCGTAATCCTTGTACTGCAGGGCAGGCGGCTGAAGCGCCTCTCCCTCGTAGAGCTGCGCCAGCTCCTGCATCAGGATCCCAATCGAGGTGCCGTCGGAGACGGCATGATGCATATCGAACAGCAGGAGATGCCGCTCGCTGCCCAGCCTGATCAGAGCCGCACGCAGCAGCGGCGCCTCTTCCAGATCGAAGGGTCTGATGAAGGAGCGGATGAAGTTCCGGATGCCCTCTTCACCCTGCCCCTCCAGATCGCAGCGGGCCAGTGTGAAGTTCACTTCCCTCCCGATCCGCTGTACCGGCCCCGCGTCCGACAGGACGAAACGGGTCCGCAGGGTTTCATGCCTGGCAATGAGACGCCTCAGGGCATCCTGGAGCCTCTCCGGGCACAGCACCCCCGCCGCCTCCAATACGGCAGGCATGTTATAGCTCAGCTCGGCACCTTGGAACTGCCTGAGCAGGTGCAGCCGCTTCTGGCCGGTGGTCAAGGGATAATCGCTCTGAAGAGCAGCGGGAGCCAGGGCCTCGTACGCTTTCCTGCCGGAAGTTTGGATGAAGGCCGCCAGCTTCTCGATGGTCTTGAGACGGAACAGCTCGGCCAGCGGGATTTCCACGTGGAATAGCTTATGAATCCGGGACAGCAGCGTGATGGCCTTCAGCGAATGGCCGCCCAGCTCGAAGAAATTGTCACGGATCCCGACCTTCGGCACCCCCAAGGCTTCTTCCCAGAGCTCCGCAAGCCGGGCTTCCGTGGGATTGCGGGGGGCCGCAAATGTCTGCTGCCGTCCTGACAGCATGTCCGGCTGGGGCAGCGCTCTGCGGTCCACCTTGCCGCTCAGGGTGAGGGGCAGCTCATCCAGCCGCATGAAGAAGGACGGCACCATGTAGTGGGGCAGCCGCTCCTCCAGGTAACTTTTGGCTTCCTCCGCTTCGAGATGCCCTTTGGACGTGTAATACACGCACATGGTTCGGCCGCCCGTACCGTCATCCAGATCGATGGTCACGGCTTGGATGACCGCCGGATGATTCACGAGAATGCTGTCGATCTCCCCGAGCTCGATGCGAAACCCGCGGATTTTGACCTGATGGTCCTTTCGCCCGAAGAATTCGATCGTACCGTCGGGAAGCCAACACCCGAGATCGCCCGTCTTGTACAGCCGCTGTACCGGACCGGGATGGAACGGGTCTTGAGTGAACGCCGCCGCCGTGCGGTCCGGATCATTCAGGTACCCGCGGCCCACGCCGATACCGGCCACCCAAATCTCTCCCTTCACCCCGATCGGGCAGAGCTGCCCCGTTTCATCGACTATGTAGATATGGAAGCCGGACAAAGGACGGCCGATGGGAACGGTCTCCTGTGGCGGGGCTTCTGTTAGAATATGTAAGGTGATATCATCGGACGCTTCGGTTGGACCATAGGCGTTCACCACCGGAATCTCCGGATAGAGCGCAAACCATCGCTTCAAGTGATCCCGTTTCACCGCTTCGCCGGTAGGAATCAGATAAGACAGCGCCGGAAGCGGACGATGCCGGTTTTCCAGCACCTCGAGCAGCACGGAGAGATAAGAAGGGACGAGTTCCAGGATCGTGACGCCGTCCGCAGCCAGCCGGTCCAGGAACGCTTCCGGCTGTTCCAGCAGGCTGCTGCTGTAGATGACCGTGCGGCCGCCCGAGCACAAGCCGGCAAACATCTGCCACACCGACACGTCAAAGCACTGCGAAGCATTTTGTGCCATCACACTGTGTTCGGCAATCCCGAGCTCTTCCGCCATGGCGGTCATATGGTTCATCATTCCCTTGTGCTCCAGCATGGCCCCCTTCGGCTTCCCTGTAGAGCCGGAGGTATAAATAATATAGGCAAGGGCATCCGGGTGAGCCTTGCGCTCCAGGTTCCCGGCGGAACAGGCAGCCAGCTCAACTTCCAGCTCCTCGGGTGCTAGGAGCAACACGTCCTGAAGCCGGCCGGACCGGCTGAGCTCCCCGTGCAGCTCTGCGCCGGTCAGCAGCAGCTTGATCTCCGCTTCGCCGATCATCCCGAACGCCCGCTCGGCGGGAGCTTCCGGGTCAAGCGGGATGTAAGCCCCTCCCGCCTTCCATACCGCCAGGATGGAGGCCACCAGGGGAATGGAGCGCTTCATCCAGATCCCGACCCGGTCTTCCGGCTCCAGTCCATGCTTCAGCAGCAATCTTGCCAGCCGGTTGGCCCACGCATTTAACTCCCCATAGCTCCATGCCCGGTTTTCATGAATTAAGGCGGTCCGCTCCGGCCAGTGTTCCGCATGCTCTTCGATACACTCCACAACGGTCATCTGCGGGGGAGTGCCGGCAGCTTTCCTGCTGAATTTGTCCAGAATCAGCGTTCTTTCTCCATCCGGAAGCATGTTCAGCTGCCGCAGCGGGAGCTCCGGCTGCTGCAGAGCGCATCGCATCAGGCACATCATGCGTTCGTGGAACAGGACGATCTCCTCATCCGTGAAGCGGGAGGCGCAGTAATGATATTGAATCAGGATTTGGCCGGTGGATAGATGATCATCGACGAATACGGTAAGCTCATTGGCCTGATGCCAGGAGGTTCCTCTTTCCACATGGTAAGTTACCGATGCATCGGGAACGGGATTGTGCCAGGCGATGGGGAGGTAATTCATGAAGACTTCCAGCGGCTGATCGGAGATGCCGAACGTCTCGCGCAGGGCGGGCACCAGGAGATTATAGGGATATTTTTGATGACGGAACGTCTCGTTCTGCCGGCGCTTGACCCGCTGAATGAAGGAGCGGAAGGTGCCGGACCCGTCGACCTCCATGCGAAAAGGTGTCGTACTTACCAGCATCCCGGCCATGGCTTTCGTTTCGCGGGTGGTCCGGTTGCTCGAGAACGTGCCCAGCAGCACCTCCTCCTCTCCGGTCATGCGGGAGAAAAAGAGGCTGAGTACAGCCATGAACAGGACGGCCGGAGACACTTCTTCGGCTTCAGAGAACCGGTAGATCGATTGACGCTGCTCCGGCTCCAGGGTCAGATGAAGATTGCCGGCTTCCAGATGCGGGCTCACAGTCCCCTTGGGTTTGAAGCGGCTTACGGGGGGCAGCGTCATGAACTGCTCCTGCCAGTAAAGGCGGTCCCTTTCGAAGCGCGGGCTCTCCAGGTAAGCGGCCTCACTCTGAACCTGCTCGAGGAAGGAAGGAGCGGGATCCAAGTCCGGAAGCTCATATCCCAGCGACTGGATGTATACATGCAGGATTTCATCCCCGAGCATATTCAGCGATAACCCGTCGACTACCAGGTGATGTGCGCCGATCCAGATGCGCGCTTCATCGTCCGCCACCCGCAGAAGCACGGCACGGATCAACAGGGGGCTGTGTAACGGAATCGGCTCGTTCTCCAAGAGGCGGATCTGGTCTTTCCACTCCCCTTCCTCCCGTCCCCTGTAATCCAGTACGGTGACCGGAATCGGTTCGGTGCTGAACATGCCAAGGACCGGTTCCGCGTCCCCTTCGGAGGGCAGAATCCGGATGCGGAGGGCATCGTGCCGGGCCGCTGCGGTTTGGATGGATTCGACCAGTCGGCTTTGGTCTATCCGACCGCGGAAGACTAGACTGATTGTCAATAAATGAAGGGTCGTATTCGCATGGATATATTCCCCGTACCATATGCGCTTTTGGGCATGGGTCATGGCAAACACCTGCTCGGCCTGGACCTGTTCCGCTGCCAGCATGAATTCGATCAACTCCTCAACCAAAATAAGTGAAAATATCAGTGCAACTACCATATTATAACATAATATTCCATATGTTGGCTGGTTACATCGAATCATTTTGTACAAGGTCATCCCATGTAGTCCCGTTACGGCACTGCATCAAAACCAGACCAAAGTCGGGGCCGCATCCCCTACCTGGTATCGGTGCCCCGCACCTGTCCCCTCTGCTACAATCAAGGCAAAAAACGGCAGGTGGAAGGCATTGTTATGGAAAAAAGGGTTCCGTTTTTTTGTCTGCTCGTTCCTTGTAGGAGTCTGTGTGGCGGGTGCGGGCATGGTGGGCACGTATATGAACATGAACGAATGGATGACCGACTCCCATAAGCCCGTGGGTCCATGGCCGAAAGTTCAGGTGGCGGAACATGATCCGCACAAGCCTACGGTGGCCGTCGTTCTGGGCAGCCAGGTGACGGAAGTGATGGATTTTATGGAGAGCTATGAGCTGTTCGCCCGCACCCAGGCTTTCAATGTCTATGCGGTCGCCCCGGACCACGGAGTCAAGACGTTATCCGGCGGGCTTCACATCCTGCCCCACTACACGTATGAGGAACTGGATACCCTGCTTGGCGGGAGTCCCGCCATGATCGTGGTCCCGGCCATTCCCTTCATGGACGAAACAAAATATCGGCCTACGCGCCAATGGCTGCAGCGGCACGCAGGCCGGGATACGACGCTGATCAGCATCTGCACGGGAGCCGAGAATCTGGCGGATGCCGGTCTGCTCAAGGGCCGGTCCGCCGCAACGTTCTGGGCGGATATCGACAGGCTGGAACGCGAATATGCCGATACGCATTGGATCCGGAATCAGAGGTACGTTGTCAGCGGGAATATCGTCACGTCGGCCGGCATTACCTCGGGAATCGACGCGGTGCTGTATGTGATCGGCAGACACATCGGTGAAGATCAAGCTCTGCTAGCCGCAAGGGAAATGAATTATCCTACCTATCATTTTGTCCGCGATCCGGCCATGATCCCTTGGTCTGTGGGTTGGAAAGATGCCGTATTCATGCTGAACTTCGCCTATCAGTGGAAGCAGCGGCAGATCGGGGCGCTACTGTATGACGGGATCGAGGAGACGGCGCTGGCCTCGGTCTTCGATACGTTCGATGCCTCCGGGACGGCGAACACGCTGACGGTCTCCGGCTCGGGGCGTCCGGTCCGGTCGCGGCATGGGCTGACCCTGGTTGCCAGGTATCAGACAGGGAATGCGCCCCCGCTCAATCAGATGATCATCGCCGGCACGGAGGCCCACGTATTGGCTGCAGAAGCTGCGTCTGGCTGGGAGGACCATCCGAAACAGCCGAAACCGCTGTACCTGCATAGCGGCTCCCCCGCCAGATATGTCATGGAAGCGCCGATTGAACAATTGGCTCTGCTGGAGGACAAGACAACGGCTGCCTTCGCGGCCAAGCGGCTCGAGTATCGGGCGGACTCGCTTCGGCTGAAGGGGAAGCCCTTCCCCGTCGAGCCTGCCGCGATGCTGCTGGCCGTCACGGCCTGCTCCGTCATCCTGGCGGTCTATGTGGACCGGCGATGGCTGGCTCCGGTAAGGTGAGCAGGAGAAGAAGCGGCGGGAATAGAGCTTTTCGGCCCCAACCCTTCGCAGCGAATCGAGCCCGGATGAGATATCCATTCCTATCATCGAAAAAAGACGCTCCCTCCCATTCTACCTGGAAGAAGAGTCTTCTTTGCGTTACTCACTTTCGATGACAGGAACGAGCCCCGGCGAGATAAAAATTCTTATAGTTCAAAAAAAGGCCGCTTAACGAATTGCGTTAAGCGGCCGTTCCGATTTCATTTTCATTTCAAACCCTGCACAAACAAACTGTCGGCGGCCAGGTCTAAACGGCCGGTTTCTGCCCTTCCCGAACGCCTTTTACTTCGTACATGTTCACCGTGACGCTCAGGATGTGCTCCGGCTTCGTTTTGCCGCTGCCGCTGCGGTGGCCTTGAATATGGGCGTCGCTCTTCTCCCAGTTCTTCCAGT containing:
- a CDS encoding type I polyketide synthase, whose translation is MITDDTLWEQGVAVIGMSGRFPGASDLEGFWQMLCEGRHGIRFFTEEELRENGVPEEQWKDPGYVRAKGMLSGPELFDAAFFGMPPREAEWTDPQQRLFLECSYEALESAGWVPDRYEGRIGVFGGCSMSTYLLHRIALQQGALGQDAESLILGCDKDFLTSRTAYKLNLRGPAVTVQTACSTSLVAVHLAYQSLLSGECDMALAGGSSVSFPNAAGYRYQEGMILSPDGFCRTFDSEAQGTVPGNGVGVVALKRLELAAADGDPVYAVIRGSAANNDGGLKAGFTAPSPEGQAEVIADALAVSGVHPETIGYVEAHGTATPVGDPIEIAGLTRAYRQWTERSGYCAIGSVKSNLGHLDCAAGVAGLVKTVLALHHRKLPPSLHYHEPNPQLRLEDSPFYVQTQLGDWPEAGHPRRAGVSSFGIGATNAHVILEEAPSLKRDPSTRPWHVLPVSAGTETALEAAAERLREHLTSRLPGPADVEEIAYTLQVGRRGFPLRQAVVCRNGAEAVHRLGLPDTREPGQQAPGELRDAAWLFLPWRESDAEGLIELYRTEPVFRQHLQERLTAAEQASGLVLQEPVAALAAGSPGGEAPLLTGRSWTVVSMAASYSLGLTLQDMGLQPGRVGGEEEGEAVAAILAGLCTWDEAVRRAAEAAEPGGAVFTEARGVPVAVQPRAEKLHASPVHTKQAGRPAIDEVQAVLRTPGHRVIVFGSPPSDEDGVIGCHDSHSLSAALAALWTDGAEVDWQARYRLEKRQRVHLPTYPFERQYYSFLPPLQAEAPPPRSSAQEPLSPKNPIDGGEEPNPRTELETTLIRFHSEVLGLPEEEIRTDVPFYELGADSLSMTQIISRIQKAYPFPLNVRQLYEAQTIAELADSIEWSVLDLLEQEEERSEA
- a CDS encoding DJ-1/PfpI family protein, translated to MLWKKGFRFFVCSFLVGVCVAGAGMVGTYMNMNEWMTDSHKPVGPWPKVQVAEHDPHKPTVAVVLGSQVTEVMDFMESYELFARTQAFNVYAVAPDHGVKTLSGGLHILPHYTYEELDTLLGGSPAMIVVPAIPFMDETKYRPTRQWLQRHAGRDTTLISICTGAENLADAGLLKGRSAATFWADIDRLEREYADTHWIRNQRYVVSGNIVTSAGITSGIDAVLYVIGRHIGEDQALLAAREMNYPTYHFVRDPAMIPWSVGWKDAVFMLNFAYQWKQRQIGALLYDGIEETALASVFDTFDASGTANTLTVSGSGRPVRSRHGLTLVARYQTGNAPPLNQMIIAGTEAHVLAAEAASGWEDHPKQPKPLYLHSGSPARYVMEAPIEQLALLEDKTTAAFAAKRLEYRADSLRLKGKPFPVEPAAMLLAVTACSVILAVYVDRRWLAPVR
- a CDS encoding non-ribosomal peptide synthetase, whose translation is MLAAEQVQAEQVFAMTHAQKRIWYGEYIHANTTLHLLTISLVFRGRIDQSRLVESIQTAAARHDALRIRILPSEGDAEPVLGMFSTEPIPVTVLDYRGREEGEWKDQIRLLENEPIPLHSPLLIRAVLLRVADDEARIWIGAHHLVVDGLSLNMLGDEILHVYIQSLGYELPDLDPAPSFLEQVQSEAAYLESPRFERDRLYWQEQFMTLPPVSRFKPKGTVSPHLEAGNLHLTLEPEQRQSIYRFSEAEEVSPAVLFMAVLSLFFSRMTGEEEVLLGTFSSNRTTRETKAMAGMLVSTTPFRMEVDGSGTFRSFIQRVKRRQNETFRHQKYPYNLLVPALRETFGISDQPLEVFMNYLPIAWHNPVPDASVTYHVERGTSWHQANELTVFVDDHLSTGQILIQYHYCASRFTDEEIVLFHERMMCLMRCALQQPELPLRQLNMLPDGERTLILDKFSRKAAGTPPQMTVVECIEEHAEHWPERTALIHENRAWSYGELNAWANRLARLLLKHGLEPEDRVGIWMKRSIPLVASILAVWKAGGAYIPLDPEAPAERAFGMIGEAEIKLLLTGAELHGELSRSGRLQDVLLLAPEELEVELAACSAGNLERKAHPDALAYIIYTSGSTGKPKGAMLEHKGMMNHMTAMAEELGIAEHSVMAQNASQCFDVSVWQMFAGLCSGGRTVIYSSSLLEQPEAFLDRLAADGVTILELVPSYLSVLLEVLENRHRPLPALSYLIPTGEAVKRDHLKRWFALYPEIPVVNAYGPTEASDDITLHILTEAPPQETVPIGRPLSGFHIYIVDETGQLCPIGVKGEIWVAGIGVGRGYLNDPDRTAAAFTQDPFHPGPVQRLYKTGDLGCWLPDGTIEFFGRKDHQVKIRGFRIELGEIDSILVNHPAVIQAVTIDLDDGTGGRTMCVYYTSKGHLEAEEAKSYLEERLPHYMVPSFFMRLDELPLTLSGKVDRRALPQPDMLSGRQQTFAAPRNPTEARLAELWEEALGVPKVGIRDNFFELGGHSLKAITLLSRIHKLFHVEIPLAELFRLKTIEKLAAFIQTSGRKAYEALAPAALQSDYPLTTGQKRLHLLRQFQGAELSYNMPAVLEAAGVLCPERLQDALRRLIARHETLRTRFVLSDAGPVQRIGREVNFTLARCDLEGQGEEGIRNFIRSFIRPFDLEEAPLLRAALIRLGSERHLLLFDMHHAVSDGTSIGILMQELAQLYEGEALQPPALQYKDYAVWQQRFMQSEAYREQEAYWLAQFRDPVPPLDLPLDRPRPLLRDFAGGRVHFALDRRLTQEVKRLAKRTDTTLFTLLLAAFGLLLGKLAGQEEVTVGTPVAGRRHADTQRMVGMFVNTLPLHLQPEGSQSFAGYLRQVKRTALGALEHQDYPFEELVERVKPPRDISRNPLFDAMFVLQNMDSPKLALGDVLLAPYPFEFPTAKFDLTLTVMEQGDVLSCHLEYAAALFSHDTAERWAGFYQELLGQITGSPGLELRRFGLMRETDQELVSRLFLKPDEPIPAEAAQTLHGLIEQQAGRTPDRTALVCGGERITYQELNRRADRLAARLRARGVRRDEIVALLADRSIALVTGLLAVNKAGAAYLPLDPDYPEERIRLMLEDSGCRLAVTRDAHFGQGLQGIEIVQPDPEEPPSGTETDAAQTPPEGAPVRPEDLAYVIYTSGSTGKPKGVMIEHRSVHNLLLGMTRDIPLAGLKTVLSLTTVSFDIFVLETLLPLMLGSTVVLASREEQLDTEALAELCLREEVQLLQATPSRLRMLLGSSRMTAALAAMKCVLVGGEPLDEPLLRQLREAAPARLFNMYGPTETTVWSTVQEITSETRITIGRPIVSTRVYILDAEGRLQPPGVPGELCIAGMGVARGYLNRRELTEERFLPEPAAGAGDAEGTKGSRMYRTGDRARYLPDGTIEYLGRLDDQLKIRGYRVEPGEIAAVLAGHPQISAAVVTDAMDANGSGAYLAAYYEAPSELSPAELREFAGRQLPAYMIPSYFVRMDRLPMTPSGKVDRRALPKPEARRVQGLHDTVPRSEAERVLSGLWKEVLGLAEVGRHDNFFELGGHSLHAAQLVETIRKRHDQPLTLTDFFMYPTVASLAKRLSGPDAAEDRVSAAQERADGRKALMRKQREARSSTRT